From Punica granatum isolate Tunisia-2019 chromosome 1, ASM765513v2, whole genome shotgun sequence:
cgtTCGCTCTTGGATTAGCGATGCCGCCCAGAAGAACGGCTAATCAACGTCGTGCTGAGGAGGAGGACAAATTGGATCGGAGGATTGAAGACATATCATATGATGAAGCTAATCCAGTTTTTGATATATACCCAGATGAAGAGCAAGAAGAAGTTACAGAATttgtatttgatgatcaaggaaAACCAACATTCATTATCAACAAATCCATATTAAAGGATATTGGAGGTGATAAACTTTTTCATTGTTGTGTTCAGATTGAAGATATTCTAGATGAAGAAATTTCCAATGCAAAGAAAGATGCATAGATGCTTACGGTGCCGATTTCGGAGGTTATTCAGTTGCCAAAGTTGGTTGAAGTGCACTTGACTCGATCAAGAAAGCAAAGATTTGGTGAAAGTGTTTATTGGCTAAGAGGTGTACGGAATTTTATGTACGAAGAATTAAGAGAAAGAGTTCGCAAAGAGAAGAAGATATTCAAGTGGCAAGTGAAAAAGCAGCAGAAGCATATTAATCTCTCTATTTGTGAAGATCAAGGTGATAgttcggacgatgacgattcgagggcgaattctctccatcTAGGAAAGAATGACGCGGCAGAAAACAGGCAATTTTACgttatttgggcgtttttgcatattttaagaaaagtttatttctttcgttgcaatttcctaaaatagtttatttcctttgtcctaaaatagtttatttcaTTTGTTGCAATTTCGTTTCTTCCTATTTAAGCAATGTAAACCCTAGGGCTAAAAATAGTTTAgtttttgatgaataaaatttcaagaGAGTATTTTCTCTATTATTCCAAATTTGGCATTGATTGAATCAACGAATTTGATGCCTATTCCctagtattcgtagaatcaacggTTATAGAAGATTGTTTTCTGACATTCGTGCGCAAATCAATAGATTACAATTGTTTCTTTAGTTTCGCTACGTCAGAATGTAGTAACTTTCCATAACAAAGGAGTCCGATTTTCCGTATACGACTATCACTAAGGTCTAAGAATTCATGTCCCAACTTACTATTAAGAGGAATTTCTATCGAaacttcttccttcttcaatTTTGCGATGCCGTCATAATACGGGTCTCGTCGGCCAAACACATTGAGAACCTCCTTTCTTGCCTCTTCTTGCCATTCAGAATGAACTGCAAGGAAGAACACCATCCATGTAAGCGTAGCGTTTGTAGTTTCTTGTCCAGCTACATAGAACGCCTTGCATTCAACCACCAATTCATCGACTGTGATTTTCTTGCTCCTGTCCTCTTCAAGAAAAGCCTGTACGGGTAATCCTAGGAAGTCGTTGCCGAACCCATCTGACTCCCCTGAAGCAATTTTCTCCTCCCTCTTCTTGATTATCCGTATGATATCATTGCAAATTCCTTTCTCAAGCTTCTCGCCCGCGATCTTATCCGCCATTTTCCATATCTTACTGCACAGACAAACGCAAAGTTACAGCAACAATGAtagttttgttgtgaaaagcTCAATTATTCGTCTCTTTTCACATCCCAAAAGGAATGGGAAACAAGACAATAATGCCTGGGCTCGAGTCATATTGGACTTCTAAATCTGCATTCTATGACAACAAGAAGAGAtcacagatttttttttttcaatatctgcaagaaataaataatcataCCGTAAGGTTTCGAACACATGGATTAGAAATATGATAAACATAACAATTAGCAATGGATCGGAATTATGTGAAATCAATCCTCTTGCTATTTAATCGGTGGAACACTTGAGATGCTGGtgcaaaatcaattttagtGAACTTAAGATTACCTTATGCCAGGAAGCCTCACTTTGAAAGCATATCTGGATGTTAATACAGCCATCTCCTTCAACATCTCGAAAATGTTCCTCCCCTCGACAGAGCTGCTTCCAAAAGCTGTTCTTGAGATCACTTCTGATGTCAACAGTGTGAACTCTTCGAAGACCTCTATTTCTTTGCCTTCATGATCTTTCCATTTCTCCAGCATCATATGCACATTGTCCACCATTGCTGGAAACGAATTCTGCAGACCAGGCCCTCCATCTCGTAATAGCAGATCCTCAAAGATTTGAGCCGATGACAGAGTTGTTCAAGGAGACAAACAATAATCCACTGTTATCTTAATACTATTAAACTTACTTTCAAGCTTTCTCGATGGAAGGCATAATTGGCCAGCTTTCGGTGTCTCGCCTATTTTTCTCCTTCCGATGTCAAAAGGCCATCAAAGAGCAACTTCTTTGCAAAGCCTTGgattttggtttttgagtAATTCTTATCTTTGTCGTTTTAGAATATCTTTGATCATCTCCGGTTCGGTAACAACTAGCTGACGTTCAGCACCAAACCAGCTCAGGTAATTCGGTCCTGCATAATCAGAAAACATATGTCTTATCTATTCACAATTGCAGAAAGTTCAACTGCTTTTTCTGTCGTTGTGCTCTGGAGTCAGAAAACTGTCTCAATGAAAAAGACGACAGGCAAGATCGTTTTATGTCATGTCTGTTTCCgatgaaaaagcaaaaaattcatgtttgTTTCATTATGAACAGGGTATCAACATCTAAATCAGTTTTTATTTCATCGAATACCATATGTGTTGACCCAAGCATGAACATGAGGCTGAATCCTCGGAAATATATCATGAGAAAGGTGGTGGTCCATGGGCCTCTGCATGGCTTCCTTAATCATCCCAAGGATCTCCTTGGTGCTCCCATGGAAGAATCTGTACGGAAGACCTTTTATCCCCTGAGCTACCATCATCCTCTGTATCTGGATAGGCTTCCACCATAGCTCATACACGACCCTCACAAGAGCCAAACAGAGGAGCAGCAATAACACGCCCGACACCGAGCTCCAGCAGAATAACTCACCAGTCGACCCCATACGGAAGTAAAGGAAATGAACTCTAGAGAAGGAACACCATGTGTTCCAGGTTCCCGACTAATGCAAATTCCATATGGTAGAGTTTCGGGAAGTAGTTAGTGCTGTTATATAAAATGGGGATTGGATTATGCGCCGgcaggggaagaagaagacaagcCAGATGGAGCAGGCCAGGTTGTTGGGAAATATCTCGTGCAATTTGATTAGCATTGGGGACAAAATAAGAAATCATCGGGTGAGGTCAATTATCTAAACCAATGTTTATCTGACTCATATGTATCATCTATTTGCTATATTTATCTGGTTAAGTACTTATATAGCTAGTTTTCAGTTTCTATCGACAGGAATGATCAACTTGTATAGTGTATATGTGACATGAAATCAATGACCACCCGATAATTCCccgggaagaggaagagattcTTTACTATTTTAGCAATGCAAAATGGAGAGAATTGCTATAGCTATTGTGAGGTAGTAGAGTTGGTGCAAGACACAAAAACACCAAATTAAATGCCTTCCTCTGTATGATGGGTACAGTATTCTCGACCCCAATCAAGGGATCCTCTCAGATCTTGATTTCGTAGAGGTGCAGCTCCATCCGTTTGTTAACATCATGCCTTGCTCTACCTCTCGTACATACATACTCTGTTTACCAATCATGGAAGCTCCCTTCATCATACATGCACCGTGTACATTCTTCAGACCCACTTTGCGATCCTAATCTACGCTGCTGTTCCAAACAGCTTTCTTATGTGTCCCGAACGAGAACAGAACATTAAGTTGGAATGCAGTTTACCATTAGGATGCTCACCAGAGGATGACCAGGAAACAAATCTCGACCTTCCCAGGAAAGTTATTCGAGCGCCTTCTGGAAATCTCAGCACCTAATGTACAGAGCCTGTACTTGTGTCTTCCATGCACAATTTATTCACCAATTTCTCGTTATTCTCACCCCGAGATTTAACCTGCTCTATTTTAACCACACCTCCTACCAAGGTTTAAGCATAACCAAAGCAATGCATCAGCGGCGGACAACATACTCTGTTATGTACTAGTCACAGAACGGTGCAAAAATTGCCAAAATATCAATGAGCACTTGGAATTTTAACCTTTGAGATTCAAGCTTTTCTGGATTTGGTAAATTTCGACGACATCCCCTATATTTCGTAAAATGACTAGCGACATCCCTTCCTTTCAAAATTAGCCACATATCACCCCTCCTTTCGCTgatttctacttttttttccttaaatcgGGTCAAATTTGGTTCGGGTAAAGAAATTAGGTAACGGGTCGATTTGTGCAATTTCGTACACGGGATCCACATCGCAAAGTGAATGTTCTCTTGGTGCCACGTCAATGAAAGGAGGGGTGGTGTGTgactaatttttgaaaagagaggTGTCGTTGGCCATTTCACAAATTATAAGGGGTGTCGTCGAAATTTATCCATCCGAATTTGATGAAGACCCCATCAGATGCCAATTAAGAGCCAGCACTCTGGAGTTGCAAACTCTTCTTTTAGGATTTGTATAATTTCAAACCGCTTTGCACAAAGAAGGGGGCGCAACACCAAGACTTGCCAATCTTCCTTATGAAGTGGGTGAAGAATCACGTGATATCCATGCTGTGGGTGAACTGCGAGGAGCTGAGTCGGCCAGTGAACATAGCTGGGGACAGCGTGAAGCTGTAAAGCTGGAGAATCATTGAAAGAGCAATCTTTGCTTCAGTGATTGCTAAGTTCATTCTCACACAGTTCCGAGGCCCCATCCCATACGGCAAGAAGACGGCTGGATTATTGTTGGTGGCTTTGGCAACGCCCTCCGAGAACCTCTCGGGCTCGAAGAGATAAACATCTTCTCTCCATATTTGAAGATTGTGATTTTTATTTGCTATGAAAATATGCATGTTGGCAGGAACAATGAGCTTCCCGAGCCTAGCTTGCCTCCTAACTTTTCAGGTCAATGTAATTGCTGGAGAATATAGTCGTAGTGACTCATTGGTGATCATAGTCATCTGCATAAAAATAGACAGGGTTACGATAACAGGGAAATGTTTTCAATCTCGGAAGGAAGAACTTGAATATGATAGCACAGACAGCCAGAGCAAACTAAGACTCTGGTTCCGGAAAATCATTTCCAGTTTTccgttccttttttttttttttccttctctaaAATCAgagcaaagaaagaaaatatttttgaatgatACTTCAAAAGGAACCTTTGCATCCATCTCGTGATCTAAAGTCCTATCTGGCATTTCTCTCATCAGAAACTTTCCCGAAAGAAAGAATGAGTCCATTTTTCCACGAACAAATGACTGAAACCTACAGATTCAATTCCACAAGGAATATCACTACGATTGATATAAAATATCTTACCGTCTTCAATTTTGTAAAGCCATCACAGTGAGGATCTTGCCGACCGAATACACTGAACACCTCCTTCTTCACTTCTTCTTGCCAGTCAGTATGAATTGCAAGGAGGAAGAGTGTCCACGTGAGCATAGAACTTGTAGTTTCTTGTCCGGCTAAGTAGAACTTCTTGCACTCATCCACCAAGTCATCAATGGTGATTCTTTTGCTCCTGTTCTCTTCAAGATAAGCCGGCGCGAGTAATCCTAAGAAGTCGTTCCCGAAACCATCTGAAACCATTTGTAGAGTAAAgtcttaaaaataaatcacacaCATAGTTGACTTAAGAATTGCATTCTAGCACATTCATCTGTTTGCCTAGGGTAGGGAGATTATTTGCCAAGTAATtccggctaataactgattaagtcaTGTAAATTCGgtctaatacacaacttgtctgcaCTTGTCTGTTTATTcgttatttatttgtttttatctGCTTATATAagtttttatcaattttcttatgttttccacttttatttgttgatttgttgcggttcgggtccgaacccttaggatacgatttacacgggtccaacgcccctaaccgtcgatcacggggtccaatgccccccatacactgagtgcgcatcttaatttaattttcagtcttttccaaaccatacggtgagcacgagtggaataatgaccgaacgcgaaccgatcgggattcaatctctgtaatttttatttttatttatttgagagaacaatataagggtttatgttgtacatttatttatgtaagaaTCTCGGTCGGAAAGTGGACGGTCtaagtgtttcttcgaatttacggtgtcaaaacgggcaagtcaagtgcaaccctaaatcatgcggtaaataaataaaatggcaagcctagcaagttagagtaccgaaagggcgtgtgggatataggcccacacgtaatagaacccccgaattcagaatttttggttccgtacaaaccattgccttagcatactaggtgtattccatacccctagactcgggcaaTTCACCGGCCgttgaccttcgggtcgtaaacaggtagtagcgactccttctcacgtgcgtctgtcgcgcgtccccgggaaggtggacactctcaagctGCGTTACATAGGTGCACGCACgtgtgccccgacgagatgaaattcgggtgcgcacaacagGGAAATGTTTTCAATCTCGGAAGGAAGAACTTGAATATGATAGCACAGACAGCCAGAGCAATCTAAGACTCTGGTTCCGGAAAATCATTTCCAGTTTTccgttccttttttttttccttctctaaAATCAgagcaaagaaagaaaatatttttgaatgatACTTCAAAAGGAACCTTTGCATCCATCTCGTGATCTAAAGTCCTATCTGGCATTTCTCTCATTAGAAACTTTCCCGAAAGAAAGAATGAGTCCATTTTTCCACGAACAAATGACTGAAACCTATGGATTCACGTCCTCAAGGATTATCACTACGATTGATAAAATATCTTACCGTCTTCAATTTTGTAAAGCCATCACAGTGAGGATCTTGCCGACCGAATACACTGAACACCTCCTTCTTCACTTCTTCTTGCCAGTCAGTATGAATTGCAAGGAGGAAGAGTGTCCACGTCAGCATATAACTTGTAGTTTCTTGTCCGGCTAAGTAGAACGTCTTGCACTCATCCACCAAGTCATCAATGGTGATT
This genomic window contains:
- the LOC116206895 gene encoding cytochrome P450 CYP749A22-like, with translation MVDNVHMMLEKWKDHEGKEIEVFEEFTLLTSEVISRTAFGSSSVEGRNIFEMLKEMAVLTSRYAFKVRLPGISKIWKMADKIAGEKLEKGICNDIIRIIKKREEKIASGESDGFGNDFLGLPVQAFLEEDRSKKITVDELVVECKAFYVAGQETTNATLTWMVFFLAVHSEWQEEARKEMTMIINESLRLYTPGISLNRKVNRQVRVGKLIVPANMEFCVASLKVHHDPKIWGEDVHLFNPERFSVGVAKATDNNPAVFLLFGMGPRNCVGMNFATTEAKIALSMILQRYSFMLSPTYTHSPSELITIRPQYGLHVILHPLQKED